DNA from Intestinimonas massiliensis (ex Afouda et al. 2020):
TGAAGAGGATCAGGATGACGGCGATGGGGATAAACGCCACGATCCAGTGGGGCATCCGCTCGTTGGGGTCGTCGGCAAAGTTCTTCTCCTCCTCAGGCAGGGGAGGCAGGGTTGGGTCGTCAAAGCGGCGGCCCCTTTTCTCCAGAGCCTTTGTGCGGTATTCAAACCAGATGATGATGAGAATCAGCTCGGCAATGACACTGATCACGCCGGGGACAAAGGCAGCCGTGGCGGTGGTGCCCAGGCTCTTCATGCCGATGACGTTCTGGATAGAGGGGGAACCGGGGGCAATCATGGAGATGGTCCAGCAGCCCGCGGTGATGGAGGCCGGGATCAGGATGCGGGACATGTCGTTCTTCTGGAAGAGCTGCAGGGTGATGGGATACATAACGAAGTACACCACGAAGCCGCTGATTCCGCCGAAGGTGAGGATGGAGGTGATGATGAACACCAGCACCGCCACATGCTTGCCTCCGGTGAGGCGGCTGAGGAAGCGGGCAATGGATTTGGCCGCGCCGGAGCCCTCATAAAAGGCGGAGAACACCGCGCCCAGGAAGAAGATGAAGAAATAGTTCTTCACATAGTTGGCCGCCGACTCCATAAAAGGCCCCAGCATGGTATCCAGCACGGGCATCTGAGCCAGGATACAGGTGATGAGGGCCACGATGCCCGCCATCGGCAGAGCGCCCACCCGCTTGAACGCCAGCACCGTGAACAGGACGATGGCGAAGAGCAGGATCAATACGTCAAACATACGCGTTCTTTCCTCCCTTTCAAAATAGACAGTGGTTACTTCATGACCTCGCGTGCGATGACCATCTTCTGGACCTCGGAGGTGCCCTCGTAGATGGGGACGATGCGTGCGTCGCGGTACATGCGCTCGATGGGGTAGTCCCGCATGTAGCCGTAGCCGCCGTGGATCTGAAGGGCCTTGTTGGTGACCCAGACGGCGTTCTCAGAGGCGTAGTATTTGCACATGGCGGCCAGCTTGGACAGCGGCTGGCCGTTGTCGGCGGCGACGGCGGCCTCCAGGATGAGGGCCTTGGCGGCCTCGGTGCGGGTGGCCATGTCGGCCAGATACCACTGCAGGCCCTGGTTCTTTCCGATGGGCTTGCCGAACTGGACCCGCTCGCCCATGTACTTGACGGAGGCGGCGATGGCGGCCTCGCAGATGCCCAGCGCCTGGGCGGCCATGCCGATCCGGCCGCCGTCCAGCGCCATCATGGCGATCTTGAAGCCTTCGCCCTCCTTGCCCACCAGGTTGCTGCGGGGGACCCGGCAGTCCTCAAAGATCAGCTCGGAGATATCCGCGCCCCGGATGCCCATCTTCTCTTCCCGCTTGCCCACGGTGAAGCCGGGGGTGCCCCGGTCCACCACGATGGCGGACATGCCCTTGACGCCCTTCTCCGGCTCGGTGAGGGCGATGACCACCACATAGTCGCCCTCGGTGGGGCCCATGTTGGAGATGAAGCACTTGCTGCCGTTGATGACGTAGTCGTCCCCGTCCACCACGGCCTTGGTCTTGGCCGCGGCGGCGTCGGAGCCGGCGCCCGCCTCGGTGAGGGCGAAGGCGCCGATCTTACCCTCCACGGCGGCGGTGAGGTACTTCTGCTTCTGCGCCTCGGTGCCGTGCTTGAGGAAGATATCGTTGACTAGGGTATGCACGGCGATGACCTCCGCGGTGCTGGCGCACTGCCGGGCCAGCTCGGAGACCACCAGCACCTTGCACACGGTGTCCAGACCGGGCCCGCCGTACTCCTCGGGGACGTTCAGGGCGGTGAAGCCGATCTCGGCCATCTTCTCGATGATCTCCTTGGGAATGCGCTCCTCCCGGTCGATCTCGGCGGCGATGGGGGCCAGCTCGGACTCCGCAAAGTCCCGGGCCAGTTGCTGGATCATCTGTTGATCTTCGGTAAATTGCATCGTGATTCCTCCTTTGGGTGGTTACAGGGTCAGGCCCATCTTCTCGTCGCGGAAGATGCGGGAATCCATCTCCTTCACTTCCTCGGCGATGAGGGGTCTAAACTCCATCTTGTCCAGAATGTCGCGCTGCAGGTCCACGCCCGGGGCGATCTCAGTGAGCATGATGCCCTTGGGCGTCAGCTTGAAAACGGCCCGCTCGGTGACGTAAAGGGCTTCTTGGCCCGCCTCGGCGGCGTACTCGCCGGAGTAGGTGACCTGCTCCAGCGCCTTTTTGAACTTGATGCTGCCGCCGTCCTTCACGATATCCAGCTTGCCGTCCCGGATCTCGATCTGCATCTTTCCAGCGGTGAAGGTTCCGGCGAAGCACACCTTCTTGGCGTTCTGGGTGATGTTGATAAAGCCGCCGGGCCCCACTACCCGTCCGGCAAACTTAGATACGTTGACATTGCCCATGGCGTCGATTTCCGCCGCGCCCAGGAATCCGGCATCGATGCCGCCGCCGTCGTAAATATCAAAGATGTCGGGCATCTTGTAGATGGACTCCGGGTTGATGGTGCCGCCCAGCAGGGTACCGCCCAGGGTGACGCCGCCCAGAACGCCGGACTCGATGGACAAGGTGATGGCATCGGAGCAGCCCTCCTCGGCCAGAATCTTGCCCACCAGATCGGGCACGCCCAGGCCCAGGTTCACCAACTGGCCGGCCTGGATCTCAAAGGCACAGCGGCGGGCGATGAGCTTGCGCACGTCAAAGGGGGCGGGCGCCACCTCACTGACTGGGATCTTCAGTGCGCCGCACATCTCGGCCCGGTAGCCCTCGTAGGCCAGGCACTGGCGGGTATAGGCCGGATCGCCCACCACCACATAGTCCACCATGAAGCCGTGGATGGCCACCTCGTTGGCGGGGATCGTGCCGGCCTGGACCAGCTTTTCCACCTCCACCACCACGATGCCCCCGCTGTTATGGGCGGCCGCCGCCAGCTCTAGCTGCTCGGTAATATTGGCCTCCCCCTTCAGGGAGATGTTGCCGCTCTCGTCGGCCAGCACGCCCTTGACAAAGCAGACGTCGATGGGCATGGACTTGTAGAGCAGGCAGTCCTTCTCCCCAATGTGGACCAGTTCCACCACCTCGTGTCCGCCGTCTCGTGCGGCCTGATTGGCCTTGCAGCCCTCCAGCCGGGGATCGCAGAAGGTCTTGAGGCCCACATGGGTCAGCACGCCCGGCTTTTTCCCGGCGATGGCCCG
Protein-coding regions in this window:
- a CDS encoding GntP family permease, with protein sequence MFDVLILLFAIVLFTVLAFKRVGALPMAGIVALITCILAQMPVLDTMLGPFMESAANYVKNYFFIFFLGAVFSAFYEGSGAAKSIARFLSRLTGGKHVAVLVFIITSILTFGGISGFVVYFVMYPITLQLFQKNDMSRILIPASITAGCWTISMIAPGSPSIQNVIGMKSLGTTATAAFVPGVISVIAELILIIIWFEYRTKALEKRGRRFDDPTLPPLPEEEKNFADDPNERMPHWIVAFIPIAVILILFNGFKMAVEGAVFWGIVAACILFFPYLKRFETYVELLNRGGVNAGGALLNTAIVVGFGGVAQNTEGFRIIVDAVLHMNISPLIFVAVAVAVCAGMCGSASGGMGVAFNALKDTFVSLGVNLEYVHRIGVIAAGTLDTLPHQGGQITILAITHMNHKTAYLDICVTQLIIPLITVFAVTIPLCAMGL
- a CDS encoding acyl-CoA dehydrogenase family protein, encoding MTMQFTEDQQMIQQLARDFAESELAPIAAEIDREERIPKEIIEKMAEIGFTALNVPEEYGGPGLDTVCKVLVVSELARQCASTAEVIAVHTLVNDIFLKHGTEAQKQKYLTAAVEGKIGAFALTEAGAGSDAAAAKTKAVVDGDDYVINGSKCFISNMGPTEGDYVVVIALTEPEKGVKGMSAIVVDRGTPGFTVGKREEKMGIRGADISELIFEDCRVPRSNLVGKEGEGFKIAMMALDGGRIGMAAQALGICEAAIAASVKYMGERVQFGKPIGKNQGLQWYLADMATRTEAAKALILEAAVAADNGQPLSKLAAMCKYYASENAVWVTNKALQIHGGYGYMRDYPIERMYRDARIVPIYEGTSEVQKMVIAREVMK
- a CDS encoding acyl CoA:acetate/3-ketoacid CoA transferase, giving the protein MPKVITSREAAALVQDNMTVAVGGFITYGVPEDCLVSLQKRYVETSSPKDLTLLHIAAVGDGAQGGANHFGEPGLCKRMICAHIGLEPRLNALAVSNQIEAFLIPQGVASHLTRAIAGKKPGVLTHVGLKTFCDPRLEGCKANQAARDGGHEVVELVHIGEKDCLLYKSMPIDVCFVKGVLADESGNISLKGEANITEQLELAAAAHNSGGIVVVEVEKLVQAGTIPANEVAIHGFMVDYVVVGDPAYTRQCLAYEGYRAEMCGALKIPVSEVAPAPFDVRKLIARRCAFEIQAGQLVNLGLGVPDLVGKILAEEGCSDAITLSIESGVLGGVTLGGTLLGGTINPESIYKMPDIFDIYDGGGIDAGFLGAAEIDAMGNVNVSKFAGRVVGPGGFINITQNAKKVCFAGTFTAGKMQIEIRDGKLDIVKDGGSIKFKKALEQVTYSGEYAAEAGQEALYVTERAVFKLTPKGIMLTEIAPGVDLQRDILDKMEFRPLIAEEVKEMDSRIFRDEKMGLTL